Within the Burkholderia mayonis genome, the region CCATACGCTGCCGCAGTTCGCGCCGATGCCGGCGCTGCCCGGCGTGACGGGCGCGGTTCGGCGCATCGTGCAGAGCTATTTCGCAGGCCGAGGCGAATTCGCCGCCCGGCTGCGCAATCCGGCGAAACGCCGTTGACGAGGAGCATGCGATGACGCAAATGGCGCTCGTAATCGATCTGAACGTGTGCGTGGGATGCCACGCGTGCGTGACGAGCTGCAAGGAATGGAATACGTCGGGCTCGGCGGGCGCGCTGTCGGATACGCGGCCTTACGACGCCGATCCGTCCGGCACGTTCTTCAACCGCGTGCAGACGTTCGAGGCGGGAGAATTCCCGCTCGCCGACACCATCCATTTCCCGAAGTCGTGCCTGCATTGCGAAGATCCGCCGTGCGTGCCCGTATGCCCGACGGGCGCGAGCTACAAGCGCAAGGAGGACGGGCTCGTGCTCGTCGATTACGACAAGTGCATCGGCTGCAAGTACTGCGCGTGGGCGTGTCCGTACGGCGCGCGCGAGCTCGACGAGGCGCGCAAGGAGATGACGAAATGCACGCTCTGCGCGGACCGCATTCATGACGACGCGCTGCCCGAGCGCGATCGCAAGCCCGCGTGCGTGCTCGCGTGCCCGACTTCGGCGCGCCTCTTCGGCGACATTCACGATCCGGAGTCGGTCGCATCGCAAGCGATTCGCGAGCGCGGCGGCTATCAGCTGATGCCGGAATGGGGAACGCGGCCCGCGAATCACTATCTGCCCCGACGCACGACGACGGCTTGCAGCAGCGGCGACGCGTGCTCGTGCCGATCGGCCGGCGCGGAACCGGCGCTCGCATCGGCCGGCGACGACCTGGCGCACGCACAAGTGCAACTCGCCGCGCTCGCGAAGCGCGTCTGAACGCGCCGCGCGCCGGCGCTACCGACATCGAATCCGGAGCAATACGAATGAAACCCGCTTTTTCGGTCATATTCCTGACGACGCTGAGCGGCGCGAGCCAGGGGCTTGTGATCGCGCTGTTCGGCGTCGAGCTCGCGGCGCGGCCCGGGCTGATCGCGTCGCCGCCGCAGGCGTTCTTCGTCGCGGGCGCAGCGCTCGCCGTGCTGCTCGGCTCGCTCGGCCTGTTCGCGTCGTTCTTCCATCTCGGGCGTCCGGAGCGCGCATGGCGCGCGGTCGCGATGTGGCGCACGTCATGGCTGGCGCGCGAATGCATCGCGCTGCC harbors:
- a CDS encoding 4Fe-4S dicluster domain-containing protein, translating into MTQMALVIDLNVCVGCHACVTSCKEWNTSGSAGALSDTRPYDADPSGTFFNRVQTFEAGEFPLADTIHFPKSCLHCEDPPCVPVCPTGASYKRKEDGLVLVDYDKCIGCKYCAWACPYGARELDEARKEMTKCTLCADRIHDDALPERDRKPACVLACPTSARLFGDIHDPESVASQAIRERGGYQLMPEWGTRPANHYLPRRTTTACSSGDACSCRSAGAEPALASAGDDLAHAQVQLAALAKRV